A single Dreissena polymorpha isolate Duluth1 chromosome 14, UMN_Dpol_1.0, whole genome shotgun sequence DNA region contains:
- the LOC127858142 gene encoding uncharacterized protein LOC127858142 yields MIDTQEKFGIGADDSLTLAEDPQNPGQWVLRVFYAHGSYSGSGKHRGAQFYGTPSAVTSHSYTTLTLEYEVYFPSSFGWNKGGKLPGLWGCTRDCSGGRIKDTCFSTRLMWRPLGDGEVYAYVSHSQNPSFDTWCAKYDHTNIPAYMHVHCTDDKGIEMGKGTFRFQHNRWLHIRQEVHLNAQPGQNGYIRLWVDGHAKTHVTDVIMRQNTHFDIDGLFFSTFFGGADSSWASPNDTYTYYRNFKITTDTLNPTQSELVG; encoded by the exons ATGATCGATACCCAAGAAAAGTTCGGGATCGGAGCGGACGACTCTCTCACCCTTGCTGAAGACCCCCAAAATCCGGGCCAGTGGGTGCTAAGGGTGTTCTATGCTCATG GCAGTTACAGCGGCAGTGGAAAGCACAGAGGAGCCCAGTTTTATGGTACACCAAGCGCAGTGACATCTCATTCCTacacgaccttgaccttggagtatGAG GTGTATTTTCCGTCATCGTTCGGCTGGAACAAAGGCGGCAAACTCCCCGGCCTTTGGGGATGCACTCGGGACTGCTCCGGGGGTAGAATTAAAGATACGTGTTTCTCTACGCGACTCATGTGGCGCCCCTTGGGGGACGGGGAG GTATACGCCTACGTGTCGCACAGTCAGAATCCCAGCTTTGACACGTGGTGCGCTAAGTACGACCACACGAATATACCCGCCTACATGCATGTGCACTGCACGGATGACAAGGGCATAGAAATGGGAAAGGGCACCTTTCGTTTCCAACACAACCGTTGGCTCCACATTCGACAGGAAGTGCATCTGAATGCCCAGCCGGGACAGAACGGTTACATTAGACTCTGGGTGGATGGCCACGCTAAAACTCATGTGACCGACGTGATCATGCGCCAAAACACACATTTCGATATTGACGGGCTGTTTTTCTCCACGTTTTTCGGCGGAGCTGACAGCAGTTGGGCGAGTCCAAACGACACGTACACGTACTACCGGAACTTCAAAATCACAACGGATACCCTCAACCCGACGCAAAGTGAACTCGTCGGATAG